A stretch of the Maridesulfovibrio zosterae DSM 11974 genome encodes the following:
- a CDS encoding TonB-dependent receptor, giving the protein MKQSKIFILAFTLSLLFSHPVLAADEPSSDDKQKTVTMEAVTVSASKREGTTKDFPGNISVMDNMFIETRGIDTLDDLTRFAPNVYIKNTSSGGSIVCRGISTIDTSLFSPMGLYVDDVPYPIGYMTNQDLFDVDRVEILRGPQATLYGRNSESGVINIVLKQPDNEKRKKVLLELGNFYTARLGLSASGPVTEDKLYYGISLQGLTTRGYNTNILTNDDDVNGRKTFNGRGTMRWTPTEDWDISFNLDGARRDLGISALRYMEGPSATDRFKVTSNESDRATEDEIGQSAKIKRSWSNMELTSITSHRTFAREHHLDSDRTAKALSYSDLNMDMDSWNQEIRLASKGKSDLSWLVGFDGSYENIDAGIDFTNVKPALSSMRIGNSEGTEYALFGQATYEIINGLRLTGGTRLDMSYNTGKQTYTPNTGPTSYKEPVDDTEFLPMGSIAYDFNSHVTAYTTVSTGFLAGGFNFYSATDADSFAYDAEHTLNYEAGIKTNWFENKLTFNLTGFYTDITDKQVRESVAGGGVGAWKFSNAAEAHTQGIELEGRYKPIPELQFIAGFGYADSEIDNWETTVGKKNVDYSGKKLPWAPEYTYNLDVQYNHSSGFFAVADLLGTGEQYFDAANDLKGDAYQTVNLRLGYKTGDLEVSIWSENIFDTPYAVKKVASGTGQAMVEDGAPTTYGVTLNWSF; this is encoded by the coding sequence ATGAAACAAAGCAAAATTTTTATTCTTGCATTCACATTAAGTCTCCTTTTTTCGCATCCTGTTTTAGCGGCTGACGAACCTTCTTCTGATGACAAGCAAAAAACTGTAACAATGGAAGCCGTTACTGTTTCCGCTTCCAAGCGTGAGGGTACAACAAAAGATTTTCCGGGTAATATTTCGGTAATGGACAATATGTTCATAGAAACACGGGGAATAGATACACTTGATGACCTAACACGCTTTGCACCAAACGTTTATATAAAGAACACCAGTTCTGGGGGGTCAATTGTCTGCCGAGGAATCTCCACTATTGATACGTCTCTATTCAGTCCTATGGGGCTTTATGTAGATGATGTGCCCTATCCGATAGGCTATATGACCAATCAAGACCTATTTGACGTTGATCGAGTAGAAATTCTGCGCGGACCGCAAGCCACACTATATGGAAGAAACAGTGAATCAGGTGTTATCAATATAGTTCTTAAGCAACCTGATAATGAAAAACGAAAGAAGGTGTTACTAGAATTAGGCAACTTTTATACAGCCCGCTTAGGACTCAGTGCCAGCGGACCTGTTACTGAAGATAAGCTCTACTACGGTATATCTCTACAGGGTTTAACGACCAGAGGATACAACACAAATATTCTAACAAATGACGACGACGTTAATGGAAGAAAAACCTTCAACGGGCGCGGTACCATGCGTTGGACCCCGACTGAGGACTGGGACATTTCATTTAATCTGGATGGGGCAAGGCGTGATCTTGGAATCAGTGCTCTGCGATACATGGAAGGACCGAGTGCGACTGATCGTTTCAAGGTAACCAGTAACGAAAGTGATAGAGCAACGGAAGACGAAATCGGCCAATCTGCAAAAATCAAACGCTCATGGTCAAACATGGAATTAACCTCCATCACCAGTCATCGCACGTTTGCCCGGGAACACCATTTAGACAGTGATAGAACCGCAAAAGCTCTGTCATATTCGGACCTGAATATGGACATGGATAGTTGGAATCAAGAAATACGTCTTGCTTCCAAGGGTAAAAGCGACCTGAGCTGGCTGGTGGGTTTTGACGGAAGTTACGAAAATATTGATGCCGGAATCGACTTTACCAACGTAAAGCCCGCTCTAAGTTCCATGCGGATAGGTAACAGTGAAGGTACAGAATACGCACTTTTTGGTCAGGCCACTTACGAAATAATAAACGGCCTACGCCTCACAGGTGGTACACGGTTGGATATGTCTTATAACACAGGTAAACAGACCTACACCCCAAATACAGGCCCTACCTCTTATAAAGAACCCGTTGATGACACAGAGTTTCTACCCATGGGGTCTATAGCCTATGATTTTAACTCCCATGTCACAGCATATACCACAGTCTCTACAGGATTTTTAGCTGGAGGATTTAACTTCTATTCAGCCACAGACGCTGACAGCTTTGCTTATGATGCAGAGCATACGCTTAATTACGAAGCCGGCATCAAAACGAACTGGTTTGAAAATAAGTTAACCTTTAATCTTACTGGTTTCTATACAGATATTACCGACAAGCAGGTTCGAGAATCTGTAGCCGGCGGAGGAGTTGGAGCATGGAAATTCAGCAATGCTGCCGAAGCTCATACTCAAGGAATTGAACTGGAGGGAAGATATAAACCAATCCCTGAATTACAGTTTATTGCCGGTTTTGGATATGCCGACTCTGAAATTGATAACTGGGAAACCACAGTAGGCAAAAAAAACGTAGACTACAGTGGCAAAAAATTGCCTTGGGCTCCGGAATATACATATAACCTTGACGTTCAATACAATCACTCAAGCGGCTTCTTTGCTGTTGCCGACCTCTTAGGTACAGGCGAGCAGTATTTTGACGCAGCCAATGACCTTAAAGGAGATGCTTACCAAACTGTAAACCTGCGCTTAGGCTATAAGACAGGTGACTTAGAGGTTTCCATATGGTCCGAAAATATTTTTGACACTCCCTATGCTGTTAAAAAGGTAGCCAGCGGAACAGGGCAGGCCATGGTCGAAGACGGCGCTCCCACAACATACGGTGTAACCCTCAACTGGAGTTTTTAA
- a CDS encoding phosphocholine cytidylyltransferase family protein, producing MKAIILAAGRGSRMKNETTNKPKCLIELMGRPLLHWQLDALKKASVDQIMVVRGYLAGKLKGDFITIDNPRWAESNMVETLRKASSWLKDEPCIVSYSDIVYRPEHIRAICECDCDIGITYDIHWEYLWKLRFNNPLSDAEIFKESEGLLLEIGGRADNIDEIKGQYMGLLYFTPRGWDVVDGQLSELGQERVDKLDMTALLRLLLDKGVQIGAIPVHGGWVEADSMQDIRAYEDVLAWNDEWSHDWRK from the coding sequence ATGAAGGCAATTATTCTCGCAGCAGGTCGCGGTTCGCGAATGAAAAATGAAACCACTAACAAACCTAAATGTCTTATTGAATTAATGGGACGGCCTCTTTTGCATTGGCAACTTGATGCATTGAAAAAAGCTAGCGTAGACCAGATTATGGTTGTTCGCGGTTATCTTGCAGGGAAGTTGAAAGGTGATTTTATCACTATAGATAATCCACGCTGGGCTGAATCCAACATGGTTGAAACTCTGCGTAAGGCTTCATCATGGCTGAAAGATGAGCCTTGTATCGTCTCTTATTCGGACATTGTTTATCGTCCCGAACATATTCGGGCGATTTGCGAATGTGATTGTGATATCGGCATAACCTATGATATACATTGGGAATACCTCTGGAAGTTGCGATTTAATAATCCGCTAAGTGATGCCGAAATTTTCAAGGAGAGTGAAGGCCTCCTTCTTGAAATAGGGGGACGGGCTGACAATATTGATGAAATAAAAGGGCAGTACATGGGACTACTCTATTTCACTCCGCGCGGCTGGGATGTTGTTGATGGACAGCTTTCGGAGTTGGGGCAAGAGCGGGTGGATAAACTTGATATGACTGCCTTACTAAGATTGCTTCTTGATAAGGGAGTCCAAATTGGTGCTATTCCTGTTCATGGCGGTTGGGTTGAAGCTGATTCGATGCAGGATATCAGAGCATATGAGGATGTTCTGGCGTGGAATGATGAATGGAGTCATGACTGGCGGAAGTAG
- a CDS encoding class I SAM-dependent methyltransferase, with product MKHGDFSGLAENYSKYRPGYSDMVVDLIGKTVSCSFPKVKAIKVVDVGAGTGIFSRMLAGKGLEVTAVEPNDDMRIHGIEDCKDTNISYINGSAEETGLENGCCALVTMASSFHWPDFNKAVAEFARLLRPGGYFLALWNTRAVERDPFTKDVEEYLHKLLPKLKRKSSGRSEFCDNLHSRLSGCDEFEDVVYLEGFHVEQQNQERYIGLWNSVNDIRVQAGEEQFKKFMDYIEKETNKIPYINAHYQTRAWLARRK from the coding sequence ATGAAACATGGTGATTTTTCCGGTCTGGCTGAAAATTATAGTAAATACAGACCTGGGTATTCTGATATGGTTGTTGATCTTATCGGGAAAACTGTCTCTTGCAGTTTTCCCAAGGTAAAAGCTATAAAAGTAGTAGATGTCGGTGCCGGAACAGGAATTTTCAGTCGAATGCTTGCAGGCAAAGGGCTTGAAGTTACAGCTGTTGAACCTAATGATGATATGCGCATACACGGAATAGAAGACTGCAAAGATACTAATATTTCATACATTAATGGCTCCGCGGAAGAAACAGGACTTGAAAATGGTTGTTGTGCACTAGTTACAATGGCTTCATCTTTTCATTGGCCTGACTTTAATAAAGCTGTTGCAGAGTTCGCAAGGCTACTTAGGCCTGGAGGCTATTTTCTTGCTTTGTGGAATACTCGGGCAGTGGAAAGAGATCCTTTCACTAAGGACGTTGAAGAATATCTGCATAAACTTCTGCCGAAACTTAAACGTAAATCTTCCGGGCGGTCCGAATTTTGTGATAACTTACATTCCCGACTCTCTGGGTGCGATGAGTTTGAGGATGTAGTTTATCTGGAAGGTTTTCATGTTGAGCAACAAAATCAGGAAAGATATATCGGACTTTGGAATTCTGTTAATGATATCAGAGTTCAAGCCGGAGAAGAACAGTTCAAAAAATTTATGGATTACATTGAAAAAGAAACCAATAAAATTCCCTATATTAATGCCCATTACCAGACGCGGGCATGGCTTGCCAGACGCAAGTAG
- a CDS encoding TetR/AcrR family transcriptional regulator, whose protein sequence is MVQILKESVRKNILLAAESQFAKSGFKRATIAAIAKKAGVATGNIYKYYSSKKELFEAVITEEFVDKFLRLTRNRIGEFEQSQGIDPCRDYMENRAGELLHFWIKNRRKTVILLAHAEGTRYEDFVRIYIQDMKELAIAQVRRQHPQIKMTDMLLFLLEKALTDSVRGIVLTLEHFDDEESILEAFGAGTAFQLGGLLALFEWASKR, encoded by the coding sequence ATGGTTCAGATTCTCAAAGAGTCAGTCCGAAAAAATATTTTATTAGCAGCTGAATCGCAGTTCGCAAAATCAGGTTTTAAAAGGGCAACGATAGCAGCTATTGCAAAAAAAGCAGGAGTTGCAACAGGGAATATATACAAATATTATTCAAGCAAAAAAGAGCTTTTCGAGGCTGTTATAACTGAAGAGTTTGTTGATAAGTTTTTGCGATTGACCCGGAACAGAATAGGTGAATTCGAGCAGTCTCAAGGAATTGATCCCTGCCGTGACTATATGGAGAATAGGGCCGGTGAATTGCTTCATTTCTGGATCAAGAATAGACGTAAGACTGTAATTCTTTTGGCTCATGCAGAAGGTACACGGTATGAGGATTTTGTACGGATTTACATACAGGATATGAAAGAGCTTGCTATTGCACAGGTTCGCAGACAACATCCTCAAATAAAAATGACAGATATGTTACTATTCCTGCTTGAGAAGGCTCTTACAGATTCTGTAAGAGGTATTGTATTAACTCTCGAGCATTTTGACGATGAAGAATCCATTTTGGAAGCTTTTGGTGCTGGTACTGCTTTTCAGCTAGGTGGGCTGCTAGCTTTATTTGAATGGGCCAGCAAACGATAA
- a CDS encoding class I SAM-dependent methyltransferase → MTQQINALTQPLKSDLLFELMVSPARMAVLETVIEMELTDILDKIHDPKVIAEKLEVETDETNLIYFLDAMTALGFAEKRNGTYTNTPFSKSFLLKKSPTYLGGMVKNISRMQHHNLLRIPALILQGPPEIKNKNKLDSEEKWKNSVRHLACYQKADMAKRTSALISSLPEYPSMRRMLDLGCGPGIMCMAVVSNHPFMEGTLCDMPPIMEVAREEITAAGLESRITTIPGDYNEVNFGTGYDLIWASQTLYYAKDLESMFSRIHNALNPGGVFISLHEGLTCERTQPPDIVLSRLSLALEGQDVSFEQGEIASYLPGAGFATVETKTMNMPLGPAELVIARKNR, encoded by the coding sequence ATGACACAACAGATTAACGCCTTAACACAACCCCTGAAATCGGACTTGCTTTTTGAATTAATGGTTAGTCCAGCCCGTATGGCCGTATTGGAAACTGTCATTGAGATGGAACTGACGGATATACTGGATAAAATTCATGATCCCAAAGTTATTGCCGAAAAATTGGAAGTGGAGACTGATGAAACCAATCTTATTTACTTTCTAGACGCCATGACGGCCTTGGGATTTGCTGAAAAAAGAAATGGAACATACACCAATACGCCTTTTTCAAAATCTTTCTTGCTGAAAAAAAGCCCAACTTATCTTGGAGGTATGGTCAAAAACATTTCCCGCATGCAACACCATAACCTTCTTCGTATCCCGGCCTTAATACTTCAAGGTCCTCCGGAAATTAAAAATAAGAATAAATTAGACAGTGAAGAAAAGTGGAAAAATTCCGTTCGCCATTTAGCCTGCTATCAAAAAGCAGATATGGCAAAAAGAACGTCCGCCTTAATTTCATCTCTGCCGGAATACCCGAGCATGCGACGCATGCTGGACCTCGGCTGCGGCCCCGGCATCATGTGCATGGCAGTAGTTTCAAACCATCCTTTTATGGAAGGAACCCTGTGCGATATGCCTCCAATTATGGAGGTTGCACGCGAAGAAATAACTGCAGCAGGGCTTGAATCGCGAATAACCACGATTCCCGGAGACTATAATGAAGTTAATTTCGGTACAGGTTACGATCTGATATGGGCCAGCCAAACTCTTTATTATGCGAAAGATCTTGAATCCATGTTCTCACGCATACATAACGCCCTCAATCCGGGAGGAGTCTTCATCAGCCTCCACGAAGGGCTCACCTGCGAACGGACCCAACCACCGGATATTGTCTTGTCCCGTCTTTCTCTTGCCCTCGAAGGACAAGATGTTTCCTTTGAACAGGGAGAGATCGCTTCATATTTACCTGGAGCTGGATTCGCTACAGTAGAAACCAAAACTATGAACATGCCTTTGGGCCCGGCGGAATTGGTCATTGCCCGTAAAAATAGATAA
- a CDS encoding linear amide C-N hydrolase, protein MIAQIFAIILAVILYAAPAKACTDFVIKAKDDTVMTGRSMDFAISDQAKATVYPRGKKWISKSPNKAKGLQWKQRYGFVGFSILGLTASTDGMNEKGLTAKALWLPSVGYQTVPKGSESRALEVTLVPDWILGNFSTIEEVKKNLPKVLVWADSLKELDGKPVLHIAVHDANGNSIVAEWIDGKLNIYDNPIGVMTNEPPFPMQLANLRNYVNLSPWIQKDLELNEVKISGSGNGSGILGLPGDCTPPSRFVRTAVLKEFAYQPANADEAIIFARHLLEQVTVMEGISRKKTLNGELADYTQWITIEDQTNRVVYFADYDDQTLKAIDLKKLDFTRSDYKAIPVSEPTGLAIKEVTPR, encoded by the coding sequence ATGATAGCCCAAATATTTGCAATAATCTTAGCAGTAATCTTGTATGCTGCTCCTGCAAAGGCGTGTACGGATTTTGTAATCAAAGCCAAGGATGACACTGTTATGACTGGTCGTAGCATGGACTTTGCTATCAGCGATCAGGCAAAAGCAACAGTATACCCCAGAGGCAAAAAATGGATCTCAAAGTCTCCCAACAAAGCCAAAGGACTACAGTGGAAGCAGCGTTATGGTTTTGTAGGTTTTTCAATTTTAGGACTGACCGCCTCTACAGACGGCATGAACGAAAAAGGACTTACTGCAAAAGCTCTTTGGCTTCCTTCCGTTGGCTATCAAACCGTACCTAAAGGTTCGGAGTCACGCGCGCTGGAAGTAACTCTGGTCCCTGATTGGATTCTGGGTAATTTCAGCACCATTGAAGAAGTAAAAAAGAATCTCCCCAAAGTGCTGGTCTGGGCAGATAGCCTAAAAGAGCTAGATGGTAAGCCAGTCCTGCATATTGCTGTGCACGACGCAAATGGGAATAGTATTGTAGCCGAATGGATTGATGGGAAGTTAAACATATATGACAATCCGATTGGCGTTATGACGAATGAACCGCCTTTCCCCATGCAGCTTGCCAATTTACGTAATTACGTAAACCTATCACCATGGATACAAAAAGATCTTGAACTCAATGAAGTTAAAATTTCAGGGTCCGGAAATGGATCAGGCATACTTGGATTACCTGGAGACTGCACTCCACCTTCGCGTTTCGTAAGAACTGCGGTACTAAAAGAATTCGCATATCAACCTGCAAATGCTGACGAGGCTATCATTTTCGCCCGCCACTTACTTGAACAGGTTACAGTTATGGAAGGAATTAGTAGAAAGAAAACTCTCAATGGAGAGTTGGCTGACTACACTCAGTGGATAACAATTGAAGATCAGACTAACCGAGTAGTCTACTTTGCTGACTATGACGACCAGACCTTAAAGGCCATTGATCTAAAAAAACTTGATTTTACCAGATCAGATTATAAAGCCATTCCCGTATCAGAGCCGACAGGGCTGGCTATCAAAGAAGTAACTCCGCGCTAG
- a CDS encoding ABC transporter ATP-binding protein yields the protein MNSIIKLTDIHKKFGNYTILSGFNLDVKHGEVLALLGPSGIGKSTILRIIAGLEKTDSGSVEIGTSHIGYVFQEARLLPWDTTLNNVALPLRALGVEKHEALDRSRYFLKCMELSKFEGMLPHQLSGGMCQRVSIARALAINPKILLLDEPFTGLDKKLKNTMRSLLESSLDTNQTAVIQVTHDHSELLDRTNRTLHLTRKADEEVLN from the coding sequence ATGAACTCCATTATTAAATTAACAGATATCCATAAAAAATTCGGAAATTACACAATTCTTTCGGGATTTAACTTGGACGTTAAGCATGGAGAAGTTTTGGCGCTACTCGGCCCCAGCGGTATCGGAAAATCTACCATACTACGCATAATAGCCGGTCTGGAAAAAACAGATTCCGGAAGCGTAGAGATAGGAACATCTCACATAGGATACGTATTCCAAGAAGCGCGCCTGCTGCCTTGGGATACAACGTTAAATAACGTTGCTCTGCCGCTACGAGCCTTAGGAGTAGAGAAACATGAAGCGTTAGACCGCTCACGCTATTTCCTTAAATGTATGGAACTTTCTAAATTCGAAGGAATGCTTCCCCATCAACTCTCAGGAGGCATGTGCCAACGTGTTTCAATTGCCAGAGCCCTTGCGATCAATCCAAAGATTTTACTATTGGACGAACCTTTCACAGGCTTAGACAAAAAACTCAAGAACACTATGCGGTCTCTTTTAGAATCTTCCTTAGATACTAACCAGACAGCCGTAATACAAGTGACACATGATCATTCTGAACTTTTGGATAGAACAAACAGAACTCTTCACTTAACCCGTAAAGCCGATGAAGAAGTTTTAAACTGA
- a CDS encoding helix-turn-helix transcriptional regulator, with amino-acid sequence MKSAIPPTKTAQQCTTLQFSAESGILGSKYFKNISLRPGLTLTISRTTTQCLLKVPFDRDDAPIQFGFTYSGKNRCTFSGGTLRNQKDEMQTGSNGIFYLPKTCGIIERSKEESSCVLGIIVSPKFLRDYFMDSMDILPRSFQRTLEGCRNNPMHWFGDCNPTKQHLLTQILECPHTGGVRKLFIEGRVMDLLAIQLQDYIRSETSICPRVQPLSPEDVERIRSASKILVRDLENPPSLHELANHIGINEKKLKIGFRQVYDTSVFGYFREYRMQKAHDLLQQGNHNVTEVAYTVGYLSLSHFSQAFKKRFGILPKDFLTSQRLLLTP; translated from the coding sequence GTGAAATCAGCTATTCCTCCGACCAAAACAGCTCAACAATGCACCACACTTCAATTTTCGGCAGAAAGTGGAATTTTGGGGTCTAAATATTTCAAGAATATTTCACTCCGGCCAGGCCTTACGCTGACCATCTCAAGAACAACAACTCAATGCCTTCTTAAAGTTCCCTTTGACAGAGATGATGCACCTATACAGTTCGGGTTTACCTATTCCGGTAAAAATAGATGTACCTTCTCCGGTGGAACACTGCGCAATCAAAAAGACGAGATGCAAACTGGATCTAACGGTATATTCTATCTTCCAAAAACTTGTGGAATTATCGAACGTTCTAAAGAGGAATCGTCTTGCGTCTTAGGCATAATTGTTTCACCGAAATTTCTTCGTGATTATTTTATGGACAGCATGGATATATTACCTCGATCTTTTCAAAGGACTCTTGAAGGTTGTAGAAATAATCCTATGCACTGGTTTGGAGATTGTAATCCAACCAAGCAACATCTGCTGACTCAAATTTTGGAATGCCCACATACGGGCGGAGTTCGCAAATTGTTTATAGAAGGAAGAGTTATGGATCTTCTAGCTATACAACTTCAGGATTATATAAGGTCCGAAACCAGCATATGCCCAAGAGTGCAGCCTTTAAGCCCAGAAGACGTTGAACGCATCCGCAGTGCCAGCAAAATTTTAGTTAGGGATTTGGAAAATCCGCCAAGCTTACACGAACTTGCAAATCATATAGGTATTAATGAAAAAAAATTAAAGATCGGCTTTCGTCAAGTCTACGACACATCTGTTTTCGGTTACTTCAGAGAATACAGAATGCAAAAAGCGCATGACCTTTTACAGCAGGGGAATCATAACGTAACTGAAGTTGCTTACACAGTGGGCTACTTGAGCTTAAGTCATTTCAGCCAAGCTTTTAAAAAACGTTTTGGTATTTTACCCAAAGATTTCCTAACCAGCCAGCGTCTTTTGCTAACTCCATAA
- a CDS encoding gamma-glutamyl-gamma-aminobutyrate hydrolase family protein (Members of this family of hydrolases with an active site Cys residue belong to MEROPS family C26.) — MRRSDACNYNEQRDGLATSWYDFLGMALPGSTWVALPNIGDSVVRTVDSLGLNGLILTGGESMGINPQRDESETALISLALKRDIPIIGVCRGLQMLYAHFGGKFVTCAKDEHVAKRHFVFFEKNPLWNMEKQRVNSYHTNAIEVEGLSYCLQPLALDSSGLVEGVFSTKHRLAGIMWHPEREDVFAKSDLSIFRNFFE; from the coding sequence ATGCGGCGTAGTGATGCCTGTAATTATAATGAACAAAGAGATGGACTGGCAACCTCTTGGTATGATTTTCTGGGAATGGCTCTACCTGGTAGTACTTGGGTTGCGCTTCCCAATATTGGAGATAGTGTAGTTAGGACCGTGGACTCCCTTGGATTAAACGGGTTGATATTGACAGGCGGTGAAAGTATGGGAATAAATCCACAAAGAGACGAAAGCGAGACGGCATTAATCTCATTGGCTCTGAAACGAGATATTCCTATAATCGGAGTCTGCCGAGGTCTTCAGATGCTGTATGCTCATTTTGGCGGGAAGTTTGTTACCTGCGCAAAGGATGAACATGTTGCCAAACGACATTTTGTTTTTTTTGAAAAAAATCCTTTGTGGAACATGGAGAAGCAAAGAGTTAATTCTTATCATACCAATGCAATAGAGGTGGAGGGATTGTCCTATTGTTTACAGCCTTTGGCGTTGGATTCTTCCGGGCTGGTTGAGGGAGTGTTTTCGACTAAGCATAGGCTGGCCGGGATCATGTGGCATCCAGAAAGGGAAGATGTATTTGCGAAATCTGATCTTTCCATTTTTAGAAATTTTTTTGAATAA
- a CDS encoding adenylyl-sulfate kinase → MSNLGKVIWLTGLSASGKSTIARNMQELLKEKGIISLLLDGDLFREAMADHNCGHDPESRILNAYRISRFANMAARQGLVVIVATMSLYHDIHNWNRNNFPDYFEVLIKADLTILQKRDPKGLYKHVKSGYAENLPGMDLKAEFPLNPDLIINNNDHLDDVRMLAELVIHQCGLY, encoded by the coding sequence ATGAGTAATTTAGGAAAAGTAATCTGGTTGACTGGTCTTTCCGCGTCTGGGAAGTCAACCATAGCGAGAAATATGCAGGAACTCCTCAAAGAAAAGGGAATTATCTCCCTTCTCCTTGATGGAGATCTTTTTCGTGAAGCTATGGCCGACCATAATTGCGGGCATGACCCTGAAAGCAGGATCCTTAATGCATACAGGATAAGCCGATTTGCCAATATGGCTGCAAGGCAGGGGCTGGTGGTCATCGTTGCAACAATGTCCCTTTACCATGATATTCATAACTGGAATAGAAACAATTTTCCAGATTATTTTGAAGTCCTTATCAAGGCAGATTTGACCATATTGCAGAAAAGAGACCCCAAGGGGCTTTATAAGCATGTGAAATCTGGATATGCGGAAAATCTGCCGGGTATGGATTTGAAAGCAGAATTTCCCTTGAATCCTGATCTTATAATTAATAATAACGATCACCTTGATGATGTAAGAATGCTGGCAGAATTGGTAATTCACCAGTGTGGCTTGTATTAA
- a CDS encoding ABC transporter permease: MIESRIDKLPPYVFNLLGLMMLLLGWEVLARNYSGLVVAAPVETLAALFKLLGNKTFLIMHLVPTLKRIILALVIGIGSGAVLGVLAGLMEPLRLMLAPIRWILTSIPAIIVVVVFMLWFGMGTTMVVSITSTMIAPIVYVNVADSMRSVDSSLMEMAKVYRMPLHMRLTRIYAMALASPLLSSVVIATGNCIRLVVLAEMFGTNEGIGHALAISRTNLQTDDLYALTILAMLVIGGVEVLLLRPARKAIERRQT; this comes from the coding sequence ATGATTGAATCACGTATTGATAAGCTGCCCCCTTATGTTTTCAATCTTCTCGGGCTTATGATGCTCCTTTTAGGCTGGGAAGTACTTGCCCGTAATTACTCGGGACTGGTGGTGGCGGCGCCTGTAGAAACTTTAGCCGCATTATTTAAGCTGTTAGGGAATAAAACATTCCTGATTATGCATCTGGTTCCTACTCTAAAACGTATCATTTTGGCTCTGGTGATTGGAATTGGCAGTGGAGCTGTTCTGGGCGTTCTGGCTGGTTTGATGGAACCTTTACGGCTGATGCTCGCGCCAATCCGTTGGATTCTTACAAGCATCCCAGCCATAATTGTTGTGGTTGTTTTTATGCTTTGGTTCGGCATGGGAACAACTATGGTGGTGAGCATTACTTCTACCATGATAGCTCCTATCGTATACGTAAACGTGGCCGACAGCATGAGGAGCGTAGACAGCAGTCTTATGGAAATGGCTAAAGTCTACCGCATGCCATTACATATGCGTTTGACTAGAATTTACGCCATGGCTTTAGCAAGTCCGCTTTTATCCTCAGTGGTTATAGCCACGGGCAACTGCATCCGGCTGGTAGTACTAGCTGAAATGTTCGGAACCAATGAAGGTATCGGGCACGCTTTGGCCATATCCCGCACCAATCTTCAGACAGATGATCTCTATGCACTGACAATATTAGCAATGCTGGTAATAGGAGGGGTTGAAGTTCTTCTTCTGCGTCCTGCTCGCAAAGCGATAGAAAGGAGGCAGACATGA